The Phoenix dactylifera cultivar Barhee BC4 chromosome 12, palm_55x_up_171113_PBpolish2nd_filt_p, whole genome shotgun sequence genome has a window encoding:
- the LOC103705057 gene encoding cysteine proteinase inhibitor 12-like — MATLGGVHDAKEIENSVEIEELARFAVEEHNKKANTLLEFVRVVKVKEQVVAGIIYYITIEAIEGGKKKLYEAKVWVKPWMKFKELQEFSPLDDCSSESQTPKDGHETGWMMVPTNDPIIQDAAIHAVQSIQQMSNSLIPYKLLEVLSARAKKAENSAKFELLLKVRRGQEEEKFMVEVDETMQGTFHLNQMRQQDSDSGIY; from the exons ATGGCCACCTTGGGAGGAGTTCATGATGCGAAGGAGATCGAGAACAGCGTTGAGATCGAAGAGCTCGCTCGCTTCGCTGTCGAAGAGCACAACAAGAAGGCG AATACTCTTCTTGAGTTTGTTCGAGTAGTGAAGGTGAAAGAGCAAGTTGTAGCTGGAATTATTTACTATATAACTATTGAGGCAATtgaaggagggaagaagaagctATATGAGGCTAAAGTCTGGGTCAAACCCTGGATGAAGTTTAAGGAGCTTCAGGAGTTTAGTCCGTTGGATGACTGCTCTTCGGAGAGTCAAACTCCAAAAG ATGGGCATGAAACTGGATGGATGATGGTGCCAACGAATGATCCTATCATACAAGATGCAGCAATTCATGCTGTACAATCCATCCAACAAATGTCTAACTCACTGATCCCATATAAACTGCTTGAGGTCCTTTCTGCGAGGGCCAAG AAGGCTGAAAATTCTGCCAAGTTTGAACTGCTGCTTAAAGTAAGAAGAGGACAGGAGGAGGAGAAGTTCATGGTGGAAGTAGATGAGACTATGCAAGGAACATTTCATTTGAATCAGATGAGGCAGCAGGATTCAGATTCTGGTATTTACTAA